TTCCAATCAAAACTTAAATTGTGAGAAACAATGGGGCGGTCGCCTACAAATGTAGAAAACTGTTGATGAGCCGCTATTGGATCAACGCCGTTCTTTGCGAGAAACGCTTTTGTGTATCCATGAATAGCCGTAGCTGCCTCGGGAATATCTACATTATGATTTAAAAGCACCCGAAATTTATCTCCATCGGGTAGCCATCCCCTCATTTTTTGGGCGGCAATTTCAACAACATGCACTGGTTCAGCGAAGCCGTCTGTTTCAGTATCAATTAACACCCACTCTGTATCGTTCATTTTATTTGATAGTTTGATGTTTTGGTTAGTATCGAGATCTATTGTTTGAGAACCATCTTTTTTCAGCCATTGGTTGAGATCCTGATTGAAATCAACTTGTTCTGCTCCCCGAGTCATTGCCACATACAGAAGATTCATTTCCTGAAAACAATCATCGTTTTCTTCACCGCGAGGTAATAATTCCTTCATGCTGAGCAACTCATCAAGAAGTGTAAAATCATCGGTCATCTTAACACGCCTCCATTCACCGCCCTTAGCCCTGTGAGCAGTGGCAAAGGAAATAGAGGCTTTACTAGGACTTGTAGAATTAGACCTGATTGAATCAATAATGGACGGCAGCGAGTCACCATAGGTGTTTACTAGAGCGACATGCTTGGCCAGCTCATCGTCCGCACCAGATCCGTCTTGCCCTTGTGCGTGGTCAAGCACTTCTGCCCATGATTTGAATGCCATGATGTATGGCGTTCGTATCCTTGATCTATCCCCTTGCTTTAGAAAAAGTAAATCTAGTGGGGTCTGAAATTCGTATGTGTAGTAAGGATCCCAACTCTCTCGCTCAGATGTTCCGGCAAAATGAAGTAGCTCGCCTGCTTCGGAATATGGTATCGCAGCTCCAATCAAAAAAGCATTTGTGCGACTGATTGTAGCAGAGCCAGATAATCTACTCTTTGAAGGTCCAACTCCCACTAATTGAACAGGATCGTTTTTGAACTGATTTAAAAAACGGGTTGCTACCGATGCAATGTTCGCACCAAAACGGAAACAACTTGTTAAAGAAACAGAAGAAGTAGCGTAGCCTTCTAGTTTTTCGATAACATTTATTGCATGCCTGAATTGATAAATACTCTGATGTTTATCACCCACCATTACCAAGGGAGTTCTTAGACTGGTATTTTGTCTTAAAACGATATCTAGGGTTACAGGATTAATATCTTGGGCCTCATCAAGGAGAATTACGTCGTAGCCGTGCAGAAGGGGGGTACTTAATGACCATAATTTAAGATAGCCGTCATGGGTCATCGGGCAGCTTGAGGAAACATCCTGCATCAATTTCCATAAGCGGCGCGCTTCATATAATAGCGTGCTAGGATTAATGAGGCATTCTAACACGCTAGGCAGGTGCTTTTCGCCAATCTCGGCATCAACACTATAGAAGAATCTCTCAACTACTTGAATGATGAAAACAGCAACATGCGGTGTCTTTAAGCCCAAGAGTTTCATCACCACGAGTGGCCTTAGGTTGCCTATTTTCTGCTTATACCTATAACCAGTGGCTCTAAACGCAAAGCTGTGGATTGTTCGGCATTCCGTATTTTTAGGAAATCTACGACGAGCTTTTATAGCGGTTTCTTTATTAAAACAAAGGTAGACAAACGTTTTTTTAGGAGATGCGGCAGCGAGTAGTTCTAAAGAAGCTGTTTTCCCTGTTCCGGCGTAGGCATTTATAATTAACAACGTTTCCGGAGAAAGATCCGACGAAATAACTGCCTCCTGCTCATCTGTAGGTTTAAGTGAGTAGCGAGCCATATTTCAACAATACAAAATCCTGCATTGTAGCCAAGCCATGTAGCAAGTCAGCAAATTTTCAGGCGATTCATGGTTATGTCCTCACCATGCGGTTCCTAGCGTCTAAAAAGCTAGAGCCTATACGCCTCCTAATTCAATTTCCTGCTTTCCCGAGTTCCAGATTCAACCATGGCCATTCCCCATTTGATTGCTCCCTTCAGGACGGATAATTCTGAACCAACCGACAAACGGATTGAGGTAAGGCGGGTGCGGTAGTCGCTGATGAGCCGCAGGGCGTCCTCGCCCATTTCCTTCCCGGCAAAGAGTTCGGGTGAGGAAGTCGCGAAGTTCAAGCCGATCTGAAGTTCTGTCGCTGGTAGTATAAAGCCAAGGTCGATGTTGGAGAGGAGCAAGCGACGATCGGGTTCGGCGGCAACGGAGCAGGCATCAACCGTCCAGGTTGGAGAACTCTGCGAATCCAGATGGAGCACCTCGATCAGCTTCTGCTCCACAGCCCAGAACTCCCGAACGGTCTCCTCACTCACGCCGAGTATGCGAAGATGCAGGATCTTCCGGAGAAACGACTCATACCCTTCGGAATAACTCTCCAGCACAGGCAGGCCAAAACGCTTCTGCACACCAGCAATCCACACTGCCGGCCTCCCCAGCCTCTTCGCCAGTTCCGTCATGCTCTTCATGGTGCAGCGGGATGGATCCTCTATTGCTCCTCGTTACAGGCGCGGCGATCCGGCGCGGAGCTGAACATGGAGACGCCCCCGAGCGGGTTGGGTTGGACGTGGATGACTTCACGGTCGGTGAAGATGACCGCGCTGCCATGACCATCCGTCGAAACGGTGGCGAGTTGGGCGTTGTTCCGGATCATCTGCTGTCGGGGAATCCCGTCAGCGGGTGTGGCAATTGCCTGGTTGACGGCGATCGTGGTTGTGAGATCACCGGCCTGCAGGGGCGCGGCGGCTAATAAGCCAACGAGGAATAGTGTTTTCATAGGAACACCATCCTAGCAACTCCACCAGACACCAAGTGTCCTAGGCTTCCAGAAACTTTCGGAAAGAATCGACCTCTTCATTCGAGGCCACGCCGGCAACGATGTGTCCTGCAAGGCTTCGGAGCAGTATCGTTTGATCTTCTTCAAGCCCGAGATTCGAGATCACGTCACGGATGATGGCAGTGAAGGTGTTACCATTGTAAAAGCAGAATGGGGCCAGACGATGGCACTGCCTGCAGATTTCTACCGCTTCATCTAGACGCATCGCTGCAAGGTGCCTGCTTTCCCAAAGTGCCTTTGCCGGTTCGTGCCCGTCCGAGGTCGGTTTGTGAAGGGCGCTTTTGGCCTGACACAAAACGGCATTCTGCGCTGTGACAAAATCCCAAGAATACGGCGCAAGCCACGCCTTCTCATTCATGACTTACTGCGTTCGCGGGCAACTTTGGCGATAGCAATTTCCTTTACCCCAGCACTCTTGAGAAATCCTTTGCCTGTCTTGGCATACACGGGCTCTGCGGAGAAGCGATCCTGAATGGACAAGGCATCCCGCATTACCCGAAGGAAAACAGGATTGTTGGCAAGCTTGGGATCCAAGGTACTACCCATAGTAGACGAGTAGTGCGGCAAGACCAAAAACGCAAGTGTCTCAACTCGATGCCTTCTTCAACCTGCACCGCCAGCATCGCTCCAAGGTCTTTGACTGCGGCCTCCTGCTTGGGATCCAGTAGCTGGCCGTCGGGGCCGAAGGCCTGATAAGCGGAGGGGATGACGATCTGATCAGGAAGCAGGTTGATGCCGAGATTACCGAGGAGCATCCGCAGGGGAACTAGACCGCGCAGTCCTCCTCAACGAAAGCGGCTCCGAGGCCAGGACTTCTGGACTCGTACCAATCAATCACCTCCGAGGCGTCATCCCTGAATTCGGGACGAAAAACCAGCAGCCAACTTACAGGCCGACAAGCGACCTGAGGTGTTGCTTCATTTTGGCAAAGGGCACGGAGGATTCGGGAGATGCGCGGTGTGCATCAAGCCGCTGAAGAAGAGAATCTTGTGCTTCGCTCAGACCCTGATCGTCTAATTGGATAGCACGAGCGACAAGCTCCTGATGCTGAGCAAGCGAAAGGGCCGGCAATTCTTCAAGGACTTCAGCAAAGCTCATAGAAGTAACCCCTACGGCTGGAGGTAATCGAAATCAACAAAACAGTGGATACCACTCAATACCTACCTCTTCCCCCTGGCCCTAACAGTCAAAAAGCCTTCAGCCTATCTACCTCGATCCGTCCCACATTCCCAATGGACGGATCTGCTACTGCGGCACCATAGACCCGAGTACCGAACCCCAACCCTGATCCCAGATGTTGGCGATTCCCTTGGTGATCTTGTCGGTCTTCTTACCTGGCTCGACCTCCTTGGCATAGAGGATCTCCTGGT
This window of the Verrucomicrobiota bacterium genome carries:
- a CDS encoding UvrD-helicase domain-containing protein, with the protein product MARYSLKPTDEQEAVISSDLSPETLLIINAYAGTGKTASLELLAAASPKKTFVYLCFNKETAIKARRRFPKNTECRTIHSFAFRATGYRYKQKIGNLRPLVVMKLLGLKTPHVAVFIIQVVERFFYSVDAEIGEKHLPSVLECLINPSTLLYEARRLWKLMQDVSSSCPMTHDGYLKLWSLSTPLLHGYDVILLDEAQDINPVTLDIVLRQNTSLRTPLVMVGDKHQSIYQFRHAINVIEKLEGYATSSVSLTSCFRFGANIASVATRFLNQFKNDPVQLVGVGPSKSRLSGSATISRTNAFLIGAAIPYSEAGELLHFAGTSERESWDPYYTYEFQTPLDLLFLKQGDRSRIRTPYIMAFKSWAEVLDHAQGQDGSGADDELAKHVALVNTYGDSLPSIIDSIRSNSTSPSKASISFATAHRAKGGEWRRVKMTDDFTLLDELLSMKELLPRGEENDDCFQEMNLLYVAMTRGAEQVDFNQDLNQWLKKDGSQTIDLDTNQNIKLSNKMNDTEWVLIDTETDGFAEPVHVVEIAAQKMRGWLPDGDKFRVLLNHNVDIPEAATAIHGYTKAFLAKNGVDPIAAHQQFSTFVGDRPIVSHNLSFDWNRALFSEWLRLGLPPAGRRGFCSLMLCRRVIGDADSYSLSYLADRFDINASHAHRAFGDVDTLTTLFTSVIYPRIASIGLDSFESLTEFSKKTPIAKCLSALSSAKNEIVASKPEFTDHWYFIDPNENQALGPFPASIILEKTAPLTCWVWREGMQDWTASNEDAEFIRCSETQLNHLPGPLEETERAKLSELMGLCQGLIADGKITTSEVSYLGDWFAKAGPIRNWPGTEIADTLERITEDGYVSKEEKLELLALLRRVCP